From Chiloscyllium punctatum isolate Juve2018m chromosome 36, sChiPun1.3, whole genome shotgun sequence, the proteins below share one genomic window:
- the LOC140461107 gene encoding FMRFamide receptor-like, protein MSVTANLVAIIILSRGRCHLSRCISYYLVAVAVSDFLVILTAVIFKRIGRIYFRYSVMSTTPASALSAVLIYISRDCSVWLTAAFTIDRFVAICWQSLKVIYCTEKTASIVIGTICALSCIKNLPFYFVCQPLVIVDGVPWFCDIRSTYYTLPAWQAYHWLDRILTPFLPFFLIFLLNILTVRHILAASRARRRLRGTEDSGDKEIANRRRSIILLFAISLSFLLLWVTYVGNFIFVRAIGKGYISNLNFNDPQYILQETSIVLTLLSSCNNVFIYVLSQNKFREEVKKMFLCPFTMLISFIKP, encoded by the coding sequence ATGTCTGTCACAGCCAACTTGGTCGCGATCATAATCCTATCCCGAGGTCGGTGTCATCTCTCCCGATGCATCAGCTACTACCTGGTGGCAGTCGCAGTATCTGATTTCCTTGTCATCCTCACGGCTGTCATCTTCAAACGCATTGGACGCATTTACTTCCGGTACAGTGTCATGTCCACCACACCTGCCAGCGCACTCAGTGCGGTGTTGATCTATATCAGTCGGGATTGCTCGGTTTGGCTGACTGCAGCCTTCACCATTGACCGTTTTGTGGCCATCTGCTGGCAGAGCCTGAAGGTGATTTACTGTACGGAGAAAACTGCATCGATCGTCATAGGAACAATATGTGCCCTGAGCTGCATTAAAAACCTCCCGTTCTACTTTGTCTGCCAGCCTTTAGTCATTGTCGATGGTGTCCCCTGGTTCTGTGACATTAGGTCAACCTATTACACCCTGCCTGCCTGGCAGGCCTACCACTGGCTCGACCGCATCTTAACGCCTTTTCTCCCATTCTTCCTTATTTTCCTGCTCAATATTTTGACTGTGAGACATATTTTAGCAGctagcagagcccgcaggaggcTCCGAGGTACCGAGGACAGTGGAGACAAGGAAATAGCCAACCGTAGGAGATCCATTATTCTGCTTTTTGCTATCTCTCTGAGCTTCCTTCTCCTGTGGGTGACTTATGTGGGAAATTTCATCTTCGTGCGGGCTATAGGTAAGGGCTATATCAGCAACCTTAATTTCAATGACCCACAATACATTCTCCAAGAGACGAGCATTGTGCTTACTTTGCTCAGTTCCTGCAACAACGTTTTCATCTATGTGCTATCCCAGAACAAGTTCCGTGAGGAAGTCAAGAAAATGTTTCTATGTCCTTTCACTATGCTTATCAGTTTCATTAAACCGTGA